The window GCTTCCTGTTTGAACTGGATTACCTCGATAAACTGCTGGCTACCCCGGCGCCACAGCGCCTGCAACAGCTGGAGAGGCGCAAAGCGGTGGTATTCCAGCGCGACGATTTGACCGTCGAGCTGCTGAGCCTGTGGAACGGGCAGGGGCATTACGAGGCGGCGGCGCAGGTGCTGCATGAACGCGTGTTCCATCCGTGGGAAGGCGGCGAAGGGAAGGCGACCGGGCAATATCTGCTTAACCAGATGCATCGCGCGCTGGCGGCCATCGGCGCGGGGCAATTCCCCCAGGCGGCAAGCCTGTTACAACAGGCGCTGAGCTACCCGCATAACCTTGGCGAAGGGCGCTTGCCGGGGCAAACGGATAACGACATCTGGTATCTGCTTGGCTACTGCGCGCAGCGACAGGGAGAGCACGAAGAGGCGCAGCGCGACTTTGCGCGGGTAACGTGCGGCGGCAGCTCGCTGGATGCCGGTCGCTATTACAACGACCAGCCGGTGGACTATCTGTTCTGGCAGGGCATGGCGCTGAAGGCGCTGGGCGACGACAACGAGGCGACGCGACTGTTTCAGAGCTTCCTTAACTGGGTGGAGAGCCAGCGCGACAATGTGCCGGAGGTGGATTTCTTCGCCGTCTCGTTGCCGGATCTGGTGGTGCTGGATACCCCCGCTGCGGCGAAGCATCAGCAGCACTGTCTGTTTATTACCGCGCTGGGACATCTGGGGCTGGGCAATCTGACTGCCAGCCAGCAGGCGTTTGACGCGCTTCTGCAACTGAATCCGGCGCATGACAAGGCGTGCCTTCTGCGTCATGCCATCAGCCGGGGGTTATTTAACTGAACCCTGTACCGGTGGCGGTAACGCCGCCGGAAACCTCCTGTTCCCTGCGTTTCCCTGAAAGAGGAATCATAATGAATAACGCGCAGACACATCTGAAAATCGGCTACGTCTGGACCATCTGTCTGGTGGCAGCCTGCGGCGGATTACTGTTTGGCTATGACTGGGTGGTCATCGGCGGGGCGAAGCCCTTTTACGAAGCGTACTTTTCCATCACCGATCCGGCGCAGTCCGGCTGGGCGATGAGTTCGGCACTGGTGGGCTGTATTTTTGGCGCGCTAATCTCCGGCTGGTGCGCCGACAAATTTGGCCGCAAAATGCCGCTGATCCTGGCGGCCATTCTCTTCAGCGCTTCGGCCTGGGGAACCGCCGTCGCCAGTAATTTCGATATGTTTGTTATTTACCGCATCGTCGGCGGCGTCGGGATCGGCCTGGCCTCCGCGCTGAGTCCGCTGTATATCGCCGAGGTCAGCCCGGCGGAAAAACGCGGGCGCTTTGTGGCGGTGAACCAGCTGACCATCGTGATTGGGGTGCTGGCGGCGCAGTTGATCAACCTGCTGATCGCCGAACCCGTCGCGCCGGGCGCGACGCAGCAGGCTATTGTGGAAAGCTGGAACGGTCAGACCGGCTGGCGCTGGATGTTTGGCGCCGAGCTTGTTCCGGCGCTGGCGTTTCTGGTGCTGATGTTCTTTGTGCCTGAATCGCCGCGCTGGCTGGTAAAAGCGGGGAAACCGGAGCGGGCGCGCGCCATGCTGCAACGAATTGGCAGCGCAGACTATGCCGGGCAGACGCTGAAGGAGATTGAGCACACCCTGCAAAAAGATAATCACCAGGTCGCCTGGTCAACGCTGCTGCAGCCGCAGATCAGGCCGATCGTCATTATCGGTATCGTGCTGGCGGTATTCCAGCAGTGGTGCGGGATCAATGTCATTTTCAACTATGCGCAGGAGATCTTCGCTTCCGCCGGTTTCGACATTAACGGCACGCTGAAATCGATCGTCGCCACCGGCATTATCAACCTTGTCTTTACCATCGCTGCGCTGCCGCTGGTGGACAGGATCGGGCGGCGTAAACTGATGCTGTTTGGCGCATCCGGTCTGACCGTCATCTACGCGCTGATTGCGGGCGCGTATGGCATGGGGATGCTGGGCTGGCCGGTGCTGATTCTGGTGCTGGCGGCGATTGCGATCTACGCCC is drawn from Citrobacter rodentium NBRC 105723 = DSM 16636 and contains these coding sequences:
- a CDS encoding sugar porter family MFS transporter, which translates into the protein MNNAQTHLKIGYVWTICLVAACGGLLFGYDWVVIGGAKPFYEAYFSITDPAQSGWAMSSALVGCIFGALISGWCADKFGRKMPLILAAILFSASAWGTAVASNFDMFVIYRIVGGVGIGLASALSPLYIAEVSPAEKRGRFVAVNQLTIVIGVLAAQLINLLIAEPVAPGATQQAIVESWNGQTGWRWMFGAELVPALAFLVLMFFVPESPRWLVKAGKPERARAMLQRIGSADYAGQTLKEIEHTLQKDNHQVAWSTLLQPQIRPIVIIGIVLAVFQQWCGINVIFNYAQEIFASAGFDINGTLKSIVATGIINLVFTIAALPLVDRIGRRKLMLFGASGLTVIYALIAGAYGMGMLGWPVLILVLAAIAIYALTLAPVTWVLLSEIFPNRVRGLAMSLGTLALWIACFLLTYTFPLLNAGLGAAGSFLLYGVICAMGFVYILRNVPETKGVTLEALEEQLAARHGKAVPSAQQKSVC